In one Geoglobus acetivorans genomic region, the following are encoded:
- a CDS encoding NAD(P)/FAD-dependent oxidoreductase gives MKRVVILGGGVAGTLTANYLVPKIKERIKNEEVQITLISDRNFQIYEPGFLYMIFNRLGEGELKRNLGELVDPAVQLVIDRATKIDADNSRVVTENGSYDYDYLVIATGSRVVPEEIPGLKEGGHWFYNLEGATRLREALAKFNGGKIVVSVMGIPHKCPVAPMEVTFILHDFLRRRNLRDKSELLYTYPINKIFTMDPVVELIQPMFDERGIQYKTFFNPIEVDAKNRKVITLEGEEESYDLLIAIPPHKGAQVIIDSGLGDKGGWVPTDKYTLRVDGYDNMYALGDATNLPVSKAGSVAHFQAEVVAENLAAEIEGIEPTAMFNGKAFCFIETGWEEATYIWFDYFTPPRPVLPSKFVHFVKMAYNKAYWLTARGLL, from the coding sequence ATGAAAAGGGTTGTTATTCTCGGTGGGGGTGTTGCAGGCACCCTCACGGCGAACTATCTTGTTCCGAAAATAAAAGAGAGGATTAAAAACGAAGAAGTTCAGATAACGCTCATCTCCGACAGGAATTTTCAGATTTACGAACCTGGCTTTCTCTATATGATTTTCAACAGGCTTGGGGAGGGTGAGCTGAAGAGAAATCTTGGTGAACTGGTGGACCCCGCAGTTCAGCTTGTGATAGACAGAGCGACGAAAATAGATGCTGACAACAGCAGAGTTGTAACCGAAAACGGAAGCTACGATTACGACTATCTTGTAATTGCCACGGGTTCGAGGGTGGTTCCTGAGGAGATTCCGGGTCTGAAAGAAGGTGGCCACTGGTTCTACAATCTCGAAGGAGCCACGAGACTCAGGGAGGCGCTTGCGAAGTTTAACGGAGGAAAGATTGTTGTGAGCGTGATGGGCATCCCGCATAAATGCCCGGTTGCCCCCATGGAGGTTACGTTCATCCTGCACGACTTCCTGAGGAGGAGAAATCTGAGGGATAAGAGCGAGTTGCTTTACACCTACCCGATAAACAAGATATTCACCATGGACCCGGTTGTGGAGCTTATTCAGCCGATGTTCGATGAAAGGGGGATACAGTACAAGACGTTCTTCAACCCAATAGAGGTAGATGCCAAAAACAGAAAGGTTATCACGCTTGAAGGAGAAGAGGAGAGCTATGATCTGCTCATTGCCATCCCGCCGCACAAGGGCGCTCAGGTTATAATCGATTCAGGGCTGGGTGACAAGGGCGGCTGGGTACCGACAGACAAGTACACCCTCAGGGTTGACGGTTACGACAACATGTATGCTCTTGGAGATGCCACAAATCTGCCAGTGAGTAAAGCAGGGAGTGTTGCGCACTTCCAGGCGGAGGTTGTTGCAGAGAATCTCGCTGCAGAGATTGAAGGCATAGAGCCGACAGCGATGTTCAATGGAAAGGCATTCTGCTTCATTGAGACTGGATGGGAGGAGGCAACATACATCTGGTTCGACTACTTCACTCCACCAAGGCCTGTTTTACCGAGCAAGTTCGTACACTTTGTCAAGATGGCGTACAACAAGGCTTACTGGCTAACTGCAAGAGGATTGCTGTGA
- a CDS encoding DUF1641 domain-containing protein, translated as MEDKTQELVEKLLENQDTIEKILEKIILLEKTGALDTLADLAAFVKVVQDTLSDEIIKKNSELITNLGLVSAKFTSDNALMLIDAIGDAICRCDKEPEPVGLTGLLKAMNDPDVKFALGFLINMAKALGRALRERA; from the coding sequence ATGGAGGATAAGACTCAGGAACTTGTTGAAAAACTTCTCGAAAACCAGGATACGATCGAGAAGATTCTTGAAAAGATCATACTCCTTGAGAAAACAGGAGCGCTCGACACTCTGGCTGACCTGGCAGCCTTCGTCAAGGTTGTACAGGACACTCTCAGTGATGAAATCATCAAAAAGAACTCCGAGCTGATCACGAACCTCGGTCTCGTGTCTGCCAAATTCACCAGCGACAACGCCCTGATGCTGATCGATGCAATTGGAGATGCGATCTGCAGGTGCGACAAGGAGCCTGAACCTGTAGGGCTGACCGGATTGCTGAAGGCCATGAACGACCCCGATGTGAAATTCGCCCTTGGATTTCTCATCAACATGGCCAAGGCCCTCGGCAGGGCCCTCAGAGAGAGGGCGTAA
- a CDS encoding PUA domain-containing protein: MEVREPTKKELKIIRNALKFFRAADLIDKYRIFIVESGKKEVYLCTEGAFELLMNTDAVHAGIKIGEVGSRRFRMTLEGAFIIAKDRRRVVVTERGEMLFLYGRDVFAGSVVDVDDEVRANDVVLVCNRYGDVLGLGRSRYDADVIGKLQQDRVVVENLVDRGEYLRKEKLYDAY, translated from the coding sequence ATGGAAGTCAGAGAGCCTACGAAAAAGGAGCTGAAAATCATAAGAAACGCATTGAAATTTTTCAGGGCGGCAGACCTTATTGATAAATACAGAATCTTCATCGTGGAATCTGGAAAAAAAGAGGTCTATCTGTGTACGGAAGGGGCTTTTGAGCTTTTAATGAACACAGATGCTGTTCATGCTGGCATAAAGATTGGAGAGGTGGGCAGCCGAAGGTTTAGAATGACACTGGAGGGTGCATTTATCATCGCCAAAGACCGCAGAAGAGTGGTTGTGACTGAAAGAGGAGAAATGCTCTTTCTTTACGGCAGGGACGTTTTTGCGGGTTCGGTTGTCGATGTTGATGATGAAGTGAGGGCAAATGACGTTGTGCTGGTGTGCAACAGATATGGCGATGTACTTGGCCTGGGCAGATCGAGGTATGATGCGGATGTTATTGGAAAGCTTCAGCAGGACAGAGTGGTTGTGGAGAATCTTGTTGATAGAGGGGAGTATCTGAGGAAGGAAAAGCTCTACGATGCCTACTAA
- a CDS encoding L-threonylcarbamoyladenylate synthase has product MRIIRISSEKFSEEELSYPAELIKAGNLVAFPTETVYGLGANALEGKAVRKIFAAKGRPSDNPLIVHVHEHEQIYELAKPNRVAEKLVEEFFPGPLTLVMRKKEVVPGETTGGLNTVAVRMPAHKVALKLIELSGVPIAAPSANKSGKPSPTRAEHVIEDFGNEIDCIIDAGKTRIGLESTVVDTTTYPLEILRPGAITREMLEEFFEVKVIKKSDVARSPGMKYRHYSPEADVIVLVGDTARDEMRELAERLSRDGRKVGIAAMKADEFEGIATYNLGSTLREFAERLFDALRELDRVCDVIIVEGVEEKGLGLAIMNRLSKAGRVYRV; this is encoded by the coding sequence GTGAGGATAATAAGAATATCATCCGAAAAATTCAGCGAGGAAGAACTATCTTATCCGGCGGAATTGATAAAAGCAGGGAATCTTGTCGCTTTCCCAACCGAGACAGTTTACGGACTTGGAGCAAATGCACTTGAAGGGAAGGCTGTAAGAAAAATCTTCGCTGCAAAGGGTAGGCCATCGGATAACCCTCTGATCGTCCACGTTCACGAGCATGAACAAATATATGAATTGGCCAAACCAAACAGGGTGGCGGAGAAGCTCGTTGAAGAATTCTTCCCCGGCCCACTTACACTGGTGATGAGGAAAAAAGAGGTTGTGCCAGGGGAAACCACCGGCGGTCTGAACACGGTGGCCGTCAGAATGCCTGCCCACAAAGTCGCCCTGAAACTGATAGAGCTTTCCGGCGTTCCAATAGCCGCCCCTTCAGCCAACAAAAGCGGAAAGCCAAGCCCCACTCGGGCAGAGCATGTAATTGAAGATTTCGGGAATGAGATAGACTGCATTATCGATGCCGGAAAAACCCGGATCGGGCTTGAATCCACTGTCGTGGACACGACCACATATCCACTGGAAATCCTGAGACCCGGAGCGATTACACGGGAAATGCTCGAGGAGTTTTTCGAAGTGAAGGTCATAAAAAAATCCGATGTCGCGAGAAGTCCGGGCATGAAGTACAGGCACTATTCTCCCGAGGCAGATGTAATTGTTCTCGTCGGGGATACGGCAAGAGATGAGATGCGTGAGCTTGCAGAGAGGCTTTCCAGAGATGGAAGAAAAGTGGGCATTGCTGCAATGAAGGCTGATGAGTTCGAGGGCATTGCCACCTACAACCTCGGCAGCACTCTGAGAGAGTTTGCCGAAAGACTCTTTGATGCTCTTCGGGAGCTTGACAGAGTCTGCGATGTGATCATAGTCGAGGGAGTTGAGGAAAAAGGGCTGGGACTGGCAATAATGAACAGGCTTTCGAAGGCGGGCAGAGTTTACAGGGTTTAG
- a CDS encoding DUF473 domain-containing protein, with protein MRCYVISGISRYTIEEVLKGNLRTLELRNVVNISSALNAGIGECVFITTAKNVDLSRGVTGIIAEVERKELTTHTMYYSRNDYFEECEMTAVRLKIRPRGVGRIIQVFRKDILSPVEAEVIQLDHFLAR; from the coding sequence ATGAGGTGCTATGTTATCTCCGGCATTTCCCGATACACAATCGAGGAGGTGCTGAAGGGAAATCTGAGAACTCTGGAGCTGAGAAACGTCGTCAACATATCAAGCGCCCTGAATGCGGGAATTGGCGAATGCGTCTTCATAACCACCGCCAAGAACGTAGATCTATCGAGAGGGGTTACGGGAATAATAGCAGAGGTGGAGAGAAAGGAGCTTACCACCCACACGATGTATTACTCAAGAAATGACTACTTCGAGGAATGTGAGATGACCGCTGTCAGGCTTAAAATAAGGCCAAGGGGAGTTGGAAGAATAATCCAGGTGTTCAGAAAAGACATTTTAAGTCCGGTTGAGGCAGAGGTTATTCAGCTTGACCACTTTCTGGCAAGATAG
- a CDS encoding proteasome assembly chaperone family protein, whose product MGDTRVYSESTDMENPILITSFPGIGLVGTIASGHLILELKLEQIGVIESKLLPPIATLFEGVVQPPVRIYRCPELNFVLIHSDVPVHPGIAYDLSSVILEWAESISAKRLVSLAGLTTFEGKKRVYGAATSEEVLNEIREHVEVFRTGTISGIAGSLMNECVARKFPAFALLGETAGFNPDPRAAAEVILTLNRIYKWDISTEKLIKEAEFIEAQMQKLAEQTQMQEVKEDYHPMYG is encoded by the coding sequence ATGGGAGATACAAGAGTCTATTCCGAAAGCACAGACATGGAAAACCCAATTCTGATTACAAGCTTTCCCGGAATAGGTCTCGTTGGAACAATAGCAAGCGGACACCTGATACTGGAACTCAAACTCGAACAGATTGGAGTTATCGAATCCAAGCTGCTTCCTCCAATAGCCACACTTTTCGAGGGAGTCGTCCAGCCTCCTGTAAGAATATACAGGTGCCCGGAACTCAACTTTGTTCTGATACACTCCGATGTGCCGGTTCATCCGGGAATAGCATACGACCTCAGTTCAGTAATTCTTGAATGGGCAGAATCAATCAGCGCAAAAAGGCTGGTATCGCTCGCTGGACTGACAACGTTTGAGGGTAAAAAGAGGGTGTACGGTGCAGCCACATCCGAGGAAGTTCTGAACGAGATAAGGGAGCATGTGGAGGTATTCAGAACAGGAACGATAAGCGGCATAGCAGGAAGTCTGATGAACGAGTGCGTGGCAAGAAAGTTTCCGGCATTTGCCCTCCTGGGCGAGACAGCAGGATTCAATCCCGACCCGAGGGCTGCTGCAGAGGTCATCCTGACCCTCAACAGAATTTACAAATGGGACATAAGCACGGAGAAACTGATAAAGGAGGCGGAGTTTATTGAGGCACAGATGCAGAAGCTCGCAGAGCAGACACAGATGCAGGAGGTAAAAGAAGATTACCATCCAATGTACGGGTGA
- a CDS encoding DUF5611 family protein, which translates to MREYRFKRGFKPTAERLEEMIIKHFGSFEKDGDVYVVRYKALEELRLWLEGKILKAETRTNPNVDNETAFETLRTYNRFLDELTGYTAKERKKHMMKDVEGS; encoded by the coding sequence ATGCGAGAGTACCGATTTAAAAGGGGTTTCAAGCCCACAGCAGAAAGGCTGGAGGAGATGATAATCAAGCATTTTGGCAGCTTCGAAAAGGACGGTGATGTTTACGTTGTCAGATACAAGGCTCTCGAAGAGCTTAGACTCTGGCTCGAAGGGAAAATCCTGAAGGCTGAGACCAGAACGAATCCAAATGTGGACAATGAGACCGCATTTGAAACCCTTAGAACCTACAACAGGTTCCTTGACGAGCTCACAGGATACACCGCAAAAGAAAGAAAAAAGCACATGATGAAGGATGTGGAGGGAAGTTAG
- a CDS encoding Yip1 family protein: protein MIKALTNPGRFFEEESVPKIRAALPPIIIISTIGAVSQYLISSYMKPLFSGSELMQNMLAIAPVIGFISAFIVLFILLVVIAGIIHVISSLFGGEGEFGKTIGVTAYGFYPLAIASVIQFAIQYYFLQSASPETLQEFLMAITNKNLIYSGLFVNLATLVWSIAIWSNGIAKIRKIELKKAIISASIPAALYLGYTVYSIMNLQNLTQLGSMPV from the coding sequence ATGATAAAAGCTCTAACAAATCCCGGAAGGTTTTTCGAAGAGGAGAGTGTGCCTAAGATAAGGGCTGCACTCCCACCAATTATCATAATTTCCACGATCGGCGCAGTAAGCCAGTACCTGATCTCATCGTACATGAAACCGCTTTTCAGCGGATCAGAGTTGATGCAGAACATGCTGGCAATTGCTCCGGTGATCGGATTCATCTCAGCATTCATAGTGCTTTTCATACTGCTTGTCGTAATCGCCGGGATAATTCACGTGATCTCCAGCCTTTTTGGAGGAGAGGGCGAATTTGGCAAAACCATTGGTGTTACAGCCTACGGTTTTTACCCGCTGGCAATCGCATCAGTAATTCAATTCGCAATACAGTACTACTTCCTGCAGTCAGCATCTCCAGAAACTCTGCAGGAATTTCTGATGGCAATCACAAACAAAAACCTGATTTACAGCGGATTGTTCGTCAACCTGGCAACGCTCGTATGGAGTATTGCAATATGGAGCAATGGAATTGCAAAGATTAGAAAAATAGAACTCAAAAAAGCAATTATATCTGCCTCGATACCGGCAGCCCTTTACTTAGGATACACAGTATACTCGATAATGAACCTCCAGAACCTCACACAGCTTGGAAGCATGCCGGTCTAA
- a CDS encoding ATPase, T2SS/T4P/T4SS family: protein MRLEEVKSEEEPEYVLVEEYWIDEPFSKIQIRFNKDTQEHVYYVVVPKLDGYLFSVYYVLKNTVVEYLESDVEQVDDRVKHLEEMSRKLLKELGIEVEEEDFQKIFYHLKSDFIEYGPITPLMKDRLIEDISCNGYNKPIYIYHRNYQNIRTNLTFREDELDMFVIKLAQMSGKHISIAEPLLDASLPDGSRIQMTLAREVTDHGSTFTIRKFREEPVTPVDLIAWGTFSIEQMAYLWLCIENKRSLIFAGGTASGKTTSMNAVSIFIPRSSKIVTIEDTREIMLPHENWIPAVTRETGKVVDMYDLLRAALRQRPEYIIVGEVRGKEALTLFQAMSTGHTTYSTLHADSVNGVIHRLENPPINVPRAMIEALDIVSIQAQVFMGKKRVRRNLEIAEIIGVDPHTKIMRTTTVFTWDSSKDEHVMVGSSKALEELRIMRNWSRKELEQELKRREAVLKYMLDKNIRDFKEVARIIQTYQVDPDKVVSEFGIQI, encoded by the coding sequence ATGAGACTGGAAGAAGTCAAATCAGAAGAAGAGCCCGAATACGTTCTTGTAGAAGAATACTGGATAGATGAGCCTTTCTCCAAGATTCAAATAAGGTTCAATAAAGACACTCAGGAACATGTGTATTATGTTGTAGTTCCCAAGCTTGATGGTTATCTGTTTTCCGTGTATTATGTTCTGAAAAATACTGTTGTGGAATACCTGGAAAGCGATGTGGAGCAGGTGGATGACAGAGTAAAGCATCTTGAAGAGATGTCGAGAAAGCTGCTGAAAGAACTTGGGATAGAAGTCGAGGAGGAAGATTTTCAGAAGATATTTTACCACCTCAAGTCCGACTTCATTGAATACGGCCCCATAACCCCCCTCATGAAGGACCGCCTGATAGAAGACATCTCCTGCAACGGCTACAACAAGCCCATATACATCTACCACCGCAACTACCAGAACATCAGAACAAACCTCACCTTCAGAGAGGACGAGCTTGACATGTTCGTCATAAAGCTTGCCCAGATGTCGGGCAAGCACATAAGCATAGCCGAACCTCTCCTGGATGCATCCCTTCCAGACGGATCAAGAATCCAGATGACCTTGGCCAGGGAAGTCACGGACCACGGCTCCACATTCACCATAAGAAAGTTCAGAGAGGAACCCGTAACTCCAGTGGATCTCATCGCCTGGGGAACCTTCAGCATAGAGCAGATGGCCTACCTCTGGCTCTGCATAGAGAACAAGAGGTCCCTCATCTTCGCAGGAGGAACTGCAAGCGGAAAAACCACGTCCATGAACGCCGTCTCAATCTTCATCCCGAGAAGCTCGAAGATAGTGACCATTGAGGACACGAGAGAGATAATGCTCCCCCACGAGAACTGGATTCCCGCAGTCACAAGGGAAACAGGAAAGGTAGTGGACATGTACGATTTGCTGAGAGCAGCCTTGAGACAGAGACCCGAATACATAATAGTTGGAGAGGTCAGGGGAAAGGAGGCACTGACCCTCTTCCAGGCAATGTCCACCGGCCACACCACCTACTCAACCCTGCATGCCGACTCTGTCAACGGCGTCATCCACAGGCTTGAAAACCCGCCCATAAACGTCCCCAGAGCAATGATCGAAGCTTTGGACATAGTCAGCATACAGGCCCAGGTCTTCATGGGCAAGAAGAGGGTGAGAAGAAACTTAGAGATAGCTGAAATCATAGGCGTTGACCCCCACACCAAGATCATGAGAACCACAACAGTCTTCACCTGGGACTCAAGCAAGGACGAACACGTGATGGTCGGCAGTTCAAAGGCCCTTGAAGAACTCAGAATCATGAGGAACTGGTCGAGAAAGGAACTGGAACAGGAGCTTAAGAGAAGGGAAGCAGTCCTCAAATACATGCTCGACAAAAACATAAGAGACTTTAAGGAAGTCGCCAGAATAATTCAGACCTATCAGGTAGATCCGGATAAGGTGGTGAGTGAATTTGGTATTCAGATCTGA
- a CDS encoding type II secretion system F family protein — protein sequence MVFRSENSFTKLADKFFGDRARRRLSDYYDMGQKLQQAMINIPPDVYVATQMLFSIALAAFGLILGAIVAIIVYFFVEIPTFDIYFPEPFLSFWLAYRKIFISLFLAVFLGVLFFMIGQFIFAIYPGYVASDRKSKIDRLMPNAVMFMYSLSSGGMPLIQIFKSIASYEDVYNELAKEFSRIVLEIEELGHDLVTTLTKAVELTPSKNLADLLQGLITIIESGGDFTSYFRERSDYYLEMARQDQKSFLEFLSLMGESYITAFVAGPLFLIIIQTVMAVMGESDVMLLYAVVYMIIPVGAFFFAFIIKLLTPVEVGKAPVIQEKHVLRREIDEDVMKKWNSWKMRKKLNPKELFIENPPAVFLISIPLAVAFALFGIMQYTFSPTIDWFFLVDDNIFISIVIALLPYAVVYQINKRRTGMVLKFTPVFLNRIASMNESGMNITRAIRTLAKTDTTPLRKEIEKINRDLEWNISLVDALIRFANRLRTFELTRTTILLVESLRSTPNVTEILRISAKDASNAELLRRERIKNMSMYVMIIYISFFVFIGIVYIISTTFLSVLAESTSKVAAAGGGFMSMGSIDEEFYKGIFMHAAVFQGLFAGLVAGVMGEGDFSSGVKHSLIMLIFAYVLFTVFI from the coding sequence TTGGTATTCAGATCTGAGAATAGTTTTACCAAACTTGCGGACAAATTCTTTGGAGACCGGGCGAGAAGGAGACTTAGTGATTACTATGACATGGGGCAGAAGCTTCAGCAGGCGATGATAAACATTCCGCCAGATGTGTATGTTGCGACTCAAATGCTGTTCTCGATTGCTCTGGCAGCGTTCGGCCTGATTCTCGGTGCAATCGTTGCGATAATCGTTTACTTCTTCGTTGAAATTCCAACATTTGACATATACTTTCCAGAACCTTTCCTGTCCTTCTGGCTGGCATACAGAAAGATATTCATAAGCCTGTTCCTTGCAGTGTTTCTCGGAGTTCTTTTCTTCATGATCGGGCAGTTCATCTTCGCCATCTATCCGGGATACGTTGCCAGCGACAGGAAAAGCAAGATCGACAGACTCATGCCCAATGCGGTAATGTTCATGTACTCTCTAAGCTCGGGTGGCATGCCGCTCATTCAGATATTCAAATCCATTGCGAGCTACGAGGATGTTTACAACGAGCTTGCAAAGGAATTCTCAAGGATCGTCCTGGAAATTGAGGAGCTCGGCCATGACCTTGTAACAACTCTGACAAAGGCGGTTGAGCTGACGCCATCCAAAAATCTTGCTGACCTCCTTCAGGGTCTGATCACTATTATTGAGAGCGGAGGTGATTTTACCAGCTATTTCAGAGAGAGGTCTGACTACTATCTTGAAATGGCGAGACAGGATCAGAAAAGCTTTCTCGAATTCCTCAGCCTGATGGGTGAGAGCTACATAACTGCATTTGTAGCAGGACCGCTATTCTTGATCATCATCCAGACGGTTATGGCCGTCATGGGTGAAAGCGATGTTATGCTCCTTTATGCTGTTGTGTACATGATAATACCCGTTGGAGCGTTCTTCTTTGCCTTTATAATAAAGCTCCTCACACCTGTGGAGGTGGGAAAGGCTCCGGTGATTCAGGAGAAGCATGTTCTCAGGAGAGAGATTGATGAGGACGTTATGAAGAAGTGGAACAGCTGGAAAATGAGAAAGAAGCTCAATCCAAAAGAGCTGTTTATTGAAAATCCTCCGGCTGTGTTTTTGATCTCCATCCCTCTCGCAGTGGCGTTTGCTCTGTTCGGCATAATGCAGTATACCTTTTCTCCAACCATTGACTGGTTCTTTCTGGTTGATGACAACATCTTCATCTCGATTGTAATTGCTCTGCTCCCCTACGCTGTGGTTTATCAGATCAACAAAAGGAGAACCGGGATGGTTCTCAAATTCACGCCCGTTTTTCTGAACAGAATAGCCTCCATGAACGAAAGCGGTATGAATATCACAAGGGCGATAAGGACACTTGCAAAAACAGATACCACACCCTTGAGGAAGGAAATAGAGAAGATAAACAGGGATCTGGAGTGGAATATCAGCCTCGTTGATGCCCTGATCAGGTTTGCAAACAGACTCAGAACATTTGAACTCACGAGAACCACCATTTTGCTTGTTGAGTCTCTGAGGAGTACACCAAATGTTACGGAGATCCTCAGAATTTCAGCAAAGGATGCGAGCAATGCCGAGCTTCTCAGGAGGGAGAGGATAAAGAACATGTCGATGTACGTCATGATCATCTACATCAGTTTCTTCGTTTTCATTGGAATAGTGTACATCATCTCGACCACCTTCCTGTCCGTGCTTGCCGAGAGCACTTCAAAGGTGGCTGCGGCGGGAGGAGGATTCATGTCAATGGGGAGCATTGATGAGGAGTTTTACAAGGGAATCTTCATGCATGCGGCGGTTTTCCAGGGTCTGTTCGCCGGGCTGGTTGCCGGAGTGATGGGTGAGGGAGACTTCTCCTCTGGCGTCAAGCACTCACTGATCATGCTCATCTTTGCCTACGTGCTTTTCACCGTCTTCATTTAA
- a CDS encoding EamA family transporter gives MRGELAVLVSAVLMGTLPYFIKSLNLHPLTMTFYRTGIAFLFISLFMLVKREKPAFSLRLLILGLFNFGVVFFYITAISQLSAATAALLLYMAPVYVTAYTIFTGEFSKKSLFTLILGISGLYLLLSPENDINTGIIAGMLSGISYAVLFILLNRFGKLYSSLQITFSNLLIPTLLAIPFVRITPADPSLVIGLGLISTAIPFLLLTYGMSRTRVDKGPLIALIEPVVAGFIGFMIFGEMLEGVQLIGAVLIMVAVIIALNEDGEKHVGKDEHDQ, from the coding sequence ATGAGAGGAGAGCTTGCGGTGCTGGTGTCTGCAGTCCTCATGGGGACTCTGCCCTATTTCATCAAATCACTCAACCTTCACCCGCTCACAATGACGTTTTACAGGACGGGTATCGCGTTCCTCTTCATCTCGCTATTCATGCTCGTTAAGAGAGAAAAACCAGCTTTCAGCCTCAGGCTGCTGATTCTGGGTCTCTTCAATTTTGGTGTTGTTTTCTTCTACATCACTGCCATATCACAGCTAAGCGCCGCAACCGCCGCATTGCTGCTGTACATGGCGCCGGTCTATGTAACAGCATACACAATATTCACCGGAGAATTCTCTAAAAAAAGCCTGTTCACCCTTATTCTCGGGATATCTGGCCTCTATCTCCTACTGAGTCCGGAAAACGATATCAACACAGGCATCATTGCGGGCATGCTATCAGGAATAAGCTACGCTGTGCTGTTCATTCTTCTGAACAGGTTCGGAAAGCTGTACTCCTCACTGCAGATAACCTTCTCAAACCTGCTCATCCCCACACTCCTGGCCATACCGTTTGTCAGAATAACGCCGGCAGACCCTTCGCTTGTTATCGGTCTCGGCCTGATTTCTACAGCAATACCCTTCCTCCTGCTCACATACGGCATGAGCAGAACCAGAGTCGATAAGGGCCCATTAATAGCCCTTATCGAGCCGGTTGTCGCGGGGTTCATCGGCTTCATGATTTTTGGGGAGATGCTTGAAGGAGTTCAGCTCATCGGAGCCGTTCTGATCATGGTGGCAGTCATAATCGCATTAAATGAAGACGGTGAAAAGCACGTAGGCAAAGATGAGCATGATCAGTGA